A genomic segment from Streptomyces sp. NBC_00459 encodes:
- a CDS encoding PadR family transcriptional regulator yields the protein MSLPHAILTALLEKPSSGLELTRRFDRSIGYFWSATHQQIYRELGKLEAEGHIRALPAEQPTRGQKKSYEVLPAGRAELARWTAASQDPKPYRDTMLLRLRASAVVGTEGIEADLRRHLALHQQQLTEYQNIEERDFPPGAGSPQDRLQHLVLRAGIDLETFWTQWLTHALAEFAELPGENA from the coding sequence ATGTCACTCCCGCACGCGATCCTCACCGCCCTGCTCGAAAAGCCTTCCTCGGGGCTGGAGTTGACCCGACGGTTCGACAGGTCGATCGGCTACTTCTGGTCGGCCACACATCAGCAGATCTATCGCGAGCTGGGAAAACTGGAGGCCGAGGGGCACATCCGCGCCCTGCCCGCCGAGCAGCCCACCCGCGGGCAGAAGAAGAGCTACGAGGTCCTGCCCGCGGGTCGCGCCGAACTGGCCCGCTGGACCGCCGCGTCCCAGGACCCCAAGCCCTACCGCGACACGATGCTGCTGCGGCTGCGCGCCTCGGCGGTCGTCGGCACCGAGGGCATCGAGGCCGATCTGCGCCGCCACCTCGCCCTGCATCAGCAGCAGTTGACCGAGTATCAGAACATCGAGGAGCGGGACTTCCCACCCGGTGCGGGCAGCCCCCAGGACCGCCTCCAGCACCTGGTCCTGCGGGCGGGCATCGACCTGGAGACCTTCTGGACCCAGTGGCTCACCCACGCCCTGGCGGAGTTCGCGGAGCTTCCCGGCGAAAACGCGTGA
- a CDS encoding cytochrome P450, with protein sequence MHGTDFAAEPHRLYDQMRAYGPAAPVELAPGVDATLVVQHEMALRVLQNTTLFSRDSRRWAALNEGRISLDSPVLPMMMYRPNVLFTDGAVHLRLRKAVTESLAKLSISRIRRDVEPIADYLIDQFSERGRADLLNDYAKLIPLLLFNKMFGCPADIGDRLTSGMSAMFDGQDDALKGLEQVVTCLQELITLKRREPGEDVTSWLIQHSAGLNDEELRDQLIVLMGAGLEPQRNLIASALLLLLTDGPSERGSGMLVEEAIEHVLWNNPPIANYATHYALQDVDLGGVSVDANSPVVISFAAANSDPALNEARQLASKGAHLGFGAGPHACPAKDPAQVIALTAIERILNALPDLTLAVPQDSLVWRPGPFHRALAALPARFSPTPATRMASALRNLAPTIEPVRRPAPQQTPAPAAQQEQRKKGFWSSFLDVFRL encoded by the coding sequence ATGCACGGCACCGACTTCGCCGCCGAACCGCACCGCCTGTACGACCAGATGCGCGCCTACGGTCCGGCGGCGCCCGTCGAACTCGCCCCCGGGGTGGACGCCACGCTCGTCGTCCAGCACGAGATGGCCCTCAGGGTGCTCCAGAACACCACCCTGTTCTCCCGTGACTCGCGCCGCTGGGCCGCGCTCAACGAGGGCCGTATCTCCCTCGACAGCCCGGTCCTGCCGATGATGATGTACAGGCCCAACGTCCTGTTCACCGACGGTGCGGTGCACCTGCGGCTGCGCAAGGCCGTCACCGAGAGCCTCGCCAAGCTGAGCATCAGCCGCATCCGGCGGGACGTCGAGCCCATCGCCGACTATCTGATCGACCAGTTCAGCGAGCGGGGCCGGGCCGACCTCCTCAACGACTACGCCAAGCTGATCCCGCTCCTGCTGTTCAACAAGATGTTCGGCTGCCCGGCCGACATCGGCGACCGCCTCACCTCCGGCATGTCCGCCATGTTCGACGGCCAGGACGACGCGCTCAAGGGTCTGGAGCAGGTCGTCACCTGTCTCCAGGAGCTGATCACGCTCAAGCGCCGCGAGCCCGGCGAGGACGTGACCTCCTGGCTCATCCAGCACTCCGCGGGCCTCAACGACGAGGAACTCCGGGACCAGTTGATCGTGCTGATGGGCGCCGGCCTGGAACCCCAGCGCAACCTCATAGCCAGTGCCCTGCTCCTGCTGCTGACCGACGGCCCGTCCGAGCGCGGCAGCGGCATGCTGGTCGAGGAAGCCATCGAGCACGTGCTGTGGAACAACCCGCCCATCGCCAACTACGCGACGCACTACGCGTTGCAGGACGTCGACCTCGGTGGTGTGTCGGTCGACGCGAACAGCCCGGTCGTCATCAGCTTCGCCGCCGCCAACAGCGACCCGGCTCTCAACGAGGCCCGGCAACTGGCCAGCAAGGGCGCGCACCTGGGCTTCGGCGCGGGCCCGCACGCCTGCCCCGCCAAGGACCCGGCCCAGGTCATCGCGCTCACGGCGATCGAGCGGATCCTCAACGCGCTGCCCGACCTGACCCTCGCGGTCCCGCAGGACAGCCTGGTGTGGCGCCCCGGCCCCTTCCACCGCGCGCTGGCCGCGCTGCCGGCGCGGTTCAGCCCGACGCCGGCCACCCGGATGGCGTCGGCCCTGCGCAACCTGGCGCCGACGATCGAACCGGTACGGCGTCCGGCGCCACAGCAGACCCCGGCCCCGGCGGCCCAGCAGGAACAGCGCAAGAAGGGATTCTGGAGCTCCTTCCTCGACGTCTTCCGGCTCTGA
- a CDS encoding GTP-binding protein, with translation MDSNRSTAETIYVSDAVTTTAKILVVGHFAVGKTTYIGSLSEIAPLRTEEKMTQASAQVDDLKGAPDKVTTTVALDFGRLTLSDELVLYLFGTPGQQRFMQLWEDMARGALGALLLVDPSRLAETFPVIDLVEKYGLEYAIAVNTFDPVAGEFDEDEIREALDLLPDTPVVYCDARDQTSSARALIALVQHLLTRAA, from the coding sequence ATGGACTCGAATCGCTCTACGGCTGAGACGATCTACGTCTCAGACGCGGTCACCACCACCGCGAAGATCCTTGTCGTAGGGCACTTCGCCGTGGGCAAGACCACGTACATCGGCTCGTTGTCGGAGATCGCCCCGCTGCGCACCGAGGAGAAGATGACCCAGGCGTCCGCCCAGGTGGACGACCTGAAGGGCGCGCCGGACAAGGTGACGACCACGGTCGCGCTGGACTTCGGCCGGCTCACGCTGAGCGACGAACTGGTGCTGTACCTGTTCGGTACGCCCGGTCAGCAGCGCTTCATGCAGCTGTGGGAGGACATGGCCCGCGGCGCGCTCGGAGCACTGCTCCTGGTCGACCCGTCCCGGCTCGCTGAAACGTTTCCGGTGATCGACCTGGTCGAGAAGTACGGCCTGGAGTACGCCATCGCCGTCAACACCTTCGACCCGGTGGCCGGCGAGTTCGACGAGGACGAGATCCGCGAGGCCCTCGACCTGCTGCCCGACACCCCGGTCGTCTACTGCGACGCCCGGGACCAGACGTCCTCGGCGAGGGCCCTGATCGCCCTCGTCCAGCACCTGCTCACCCGCGCGGCCTGA
- a CDS encoding DUF742 domain-containing protein, translated as MNAHGEEAPVTVTSDFVRSYVITGGRRLPTADDLSLHTLVTLAPEREMPLGAGPEVRAIWDLCGGGYLSVAEVAAHLSLPVGVARLLLTDLFEQGHLLRRAAPPRAQSVDRGIIEKVLHGLESLYG; from the coding sequence ATGAACGCGCACGGCGAGGAAGCTCCGGTCACGGTCACCAGCGACTTCGTCCGCTCGTACGTCATCACGGGCGGGCGACGGCTGCCGACCGCCGACGACCTGTCCCTGCACACCCTGGTCACACTGGCTCCCGAACGGGAGATGCCGCTCGGCGCCGGCCCCGAGGTACGGGCCATCTGGGACCTGTGCGGCGGCGGCTACCTCTCCGTCGCGGAGGTCGCGGCGCATCTGTCGCTGCCGGTGGGTGTGGCTCGACTCCTGCTGACCGATTTATTCGAACAAGGTCATCTCCTGCGCCGTGCCGCGCCCCCACGCGCCCAGTCCGTCGACAGAGGAATCATCGAAAAGGTGCTGCATGGACTCGAATCGCTCTACGGCTGA
- a CDS encoding roadblock/LC7 domain-containing protein, with product MNPDLSWVLNDVLQVRGARHAILVSADGLLLERSSDIDRDAAETNAAAMSSMQSLSRAVAPFVGFGLGLWKQTLIEYDGGWIFLIAAGSGAYLAVSAALDVDMEAMSFRMQQQVGALGKAMTTPPRQNAGAEA from the coding sequence GTGAATCCCGATCTGTCGTGGGTGCTGAACGACGTGCTGCAGGTGCGCGGCGCCCGTCACGCGATCCTCGTCTCGGCCGACGGCCTGCTGCTGGAGCGGTCCAGCGACATCGACCGCGACGCGGCGGAGACCAACGCCGCCGCGATGAGCTCGATGCAGTCCCTGAGCCGGGCCGTCGCCCCCTTCGTGGGCTTCGGACTCGGCCTGTGGAAGCAGACGCTGATCGAGTACGACGGCGGCTGGATATTCCTCATCGCGGCGGGCAGTGGCGCCTACCTCGCCGTGTCGGCGGCGCTGGACGTCGACATGGAGGCCATGTCGTTCCGGATGCAGCAGCAGGTGGGGGCGCTCGGCAAGGCGATGACCACTCCGCCGCGCCAGAACGCCGGTGCGGAAGCATGA
- a CDS encoding ATP-binding protein, translating into MTSLIQDPLLWILLVVLVAAVVAVMRARRTNMALRRKNSDLQNAREAVQSERDRLYAEYAQLNAEHAGDLSAVRKDAEEDTKAVLKSAMRTLQVLADEQQLIIEKSQRRYGDDEQVLSDLMMIDHTNSQFGRRAQGIAVLCGGWLGRRESTASVYDVARSAQGRIKHFDRVTINTQVNVTVASRAVEPIAVVLAELLANATNYSAPGTRVDINIQAVPTGVCLIVDDAGLGMNTEEKARASVLLSPQAPVDITSLGDPPKFGFAVSGMLATRYGFKVSVDSVSPYGGVRAVILLPENLLTTDVPEPEGGAAKAEPRAEVPVAPQRLTPVATPGGPPRPIGTTAGGLPKRRRRGSPVAVVPPPPEPAEHNNEVTASRIGAFQRGTLLGRDTTTMEGPQDQ; encoded by the coding sequence ATGACGTCATTGATCCAGGATCCACTGCTGTGGATCTTGCTAGTGGTCCTGGTCGCTGCGGTCGTCGCAGTGATGCGGGCCCGGAGAACCAACATGGCGCTCCGCAGGAAGAACAGCGACCTGCAGAACGCCCGTGAAGCCGTGCAGAGTGAACGCGACCGCCTCTATGCGGAATACGCCCAACTGAACGCGGAGCACGCGGGCGATCTGTCGGCGGTGCGCAAGGACGCTGAGGAGGACACCAAGGCGGTCCTGAAGTCCGCCATGCGGACGCTACAGGTGCTCGCCGACGAACAGCAGCTGATCATCGAGAAGTCGCAGCGCCGCTACGGCGACGACGAACAGGTCCTCAGCGACCTGATGATGATCGACCACACCAACAGCCAGTTCGGCCGACGCGCACAGGGCATCGCCGTGCTGTGCGGCGGCTGGCTCGGCCGGCGCGAGTCCACCGCCTCCGTGTACGACGTCGCCCGCAGTGCCCAGGGCCGCATCAAGCACTTCGACCGCGTCACCATCAACACCCAGGTGAACGTGACGGTGGCCAGCCGGGCCGTCGAGCCCATCGCGGTGGTCCTGGCCGAACTGCTGGCCAACGCCACCAACTACAGCGCGCCCGGCACCCGCGTCGACATCAACATCCAGGCCGTACCCACCGGTGTCTGCCTGATCGTCGACGACGCCGGACTCGGCATGAACACGGAGGAGAAGGCGCGAGCCTCCGTGCTGCTCTCCCCGCAGGCACCGGTCGACATCACGAGCCTCGGCGACCCGCCGAAGTTCGGCTTCGCCGTGTCCGGGATGCTCGCCACCCGGTACGGCTTCAAGGTCTCGGTCGATTCGGTGTCTCCCTACGGCGGCGTACGGGCGGTGATTCTCTTGCCGGAGAACCTGTTGACGACGGACGTTCCCGAGCCCGAGGGCGGGGCCGCCAAGGCCGAACCCCGGGCCGAGGTTCCGGTCGCCCCGCAGCGGCTGACCCCGGTGGCAACGCCCGGCGGACCGCCGCGTCCGATCGGGACGACGGCCGGTGGTCTGCCCAAGCGGCGACGGCGTGGCAGCCCGGTCGCGGTGGTGCCACCGCCACCGGAACCTGCGGAGCACAACAACGAGGTGACGGCCTCACGTATCGGTGCGTTCCAGCGCGGAACGCTGCTCGGGCGGGACACGACGACCATGGAAGGACCACAGGACCAGTGA
- a CDS encoding chaplin, with product MSRIAKAAVAALGTGAVVLGGAGMATADAGAQAEAVGSPGVLSGNVLQVPVHVPVNVCGNSVSVIGLLNPAFGNTCANVSDDGHNGNPGPGGYGS from the coding sequence ATGTCTCGCATCGCGAAGGCAGCCGTCGCCGCGCTCGGCACCGGTGCCGTGGTGCTCGGCGGTGCCGGTATGGCCACGGCTGACGCGGGTGCCCAGGCCGAGGCCGTCGGCTCGCCCGGCGTCCTGTCCGGCAACGTCCTGCAGGTCCCGGTCCACGTGCCCGTCAACGTGTGCGGGAACTCGGTCAGCGTGATCGGCCTGCTGAACCCGGCCTTCGGCAACACCTGCGCCAACGTCAGCGACGACGGCCACAACGGCAACCCCGGCCCCGGCGGCTACGGCAGCTGA
- a CDS encoding tyrosinase family protein encodes MAYTRKDVSTLTRSERRRFVGALLEVKRRGEYDEFVRTHIEYYVSDGEKGLRTAHMAPSFLPWHRQFLLDLEQALQRVDPSVTLPYWDWTRDRTRAGVPWSEDLLGGTGRSFDQRVMTGPFAYDHGDWTIKESVTDGDFLTRDLGRSREPLTLPTRQDLDSALDDPVYDVSPWDSTAARGFRNRLEGWGSGRGPASWRNHNRVHRWVGGHMVGGASVNDPVFWLHHAFVDLCWSRWQQRHGARYLPERPPRVGDAQRGRVVARHETLPPWDLTPDQLEDHSDVYRYA; translated from the coding sequence ATGGCGTACACGCGTAAGGACGTCAGCACGCTGACGCGTTCCGAGCGGCGACGATTCGTCGGGGCGCTCCTTGAGGTCAAACGGCGGGGCGAGTACGACGAGTTCGTGCGCACGCACATCGAGTACTACGTCTCCGACGGCGAGAAGGGCCTGCGGACGGCCCACATGGCGCCGTCCTTCCTGCCCTGGCACCGGCAGTTCCTGCTGGACCTGGAGCAGGCGTTGCAGCGGGTCGATCCTTCGGTGACGCTGCCGTACTGGGACTGGACCCGGGACCGTACGAGGGCCGGCGTGCCCTGGAGCGAGGACCTGCTGGGCGGCACCGGGCGCTCCTTCGACCAGCGGGTCATGACCGGGCCCTTCGCCTACGACCACGGCGACTGGACCATCAAGGAGAGCGTCACCGACGGCGATTTCCTCACCCGGGACCTCGGCCGCTCCCGCGAGCCGCTCACACTGCCGACCCGGCAGGACCTGGACTCGGCCCTCGACGATCCCGTCTACGACGTGTCGCCGTGGGACTCGACGGCCGCGAGAGGCTTCCGCAACAGGCTCGAAGGGTGGGGGAGCGGGCGGGGCCCCGCCTCGTGGCGCAACCACAACCGCGTCCACCGCTGGGTCGGCGGGCACATGGTCGGCGGTGCCTCGGTCAACGACCCCGTCTTCTGGCTGCACCACGCCTTCGTCGACCTGTGCTGGTCGCGCTGGCAGCAACGGCACGGTGCCCGCTATCTGCCCGAGCGGCCGCCGCGGGTCGGTGACGCGCAGCGCGGCCGGGTCGTCGCCCGGCACGAGACACTGCCGCCGTGGGACCTGACGCCGGACCAGCTGGAGGACCACAGCGACGTCTACCGGTACGCGTGA